The genomic DNA CGAGAGGTCAGAGAGGAATCGGCGCGTCCTTACTATAAAGTGTTGTGCGTCAGCGCCCTGCACCCCAAAGCCTCCGACGACATCATCAAAGACACCTTGTATCGTGAATACAAAAAGTTCGGCGATTTCAGCATCAAGATATCCCACGAGTTGGACGAGCGCGTAGCGTATGTATGCTTCCGTAGTGTAGAGGACGCGAAGGACGCCAAGCACGCCAAACCTAGAATCATTTTATACGACAAAGTGGCTATCGTCGATCCTGTGTATGAACCGGTCAGATCGGAGTATAGGAGCAGACCCAGGAGCATAACGCCACCAGATTATGAACGCCCGTACTCCTACGCGTGGTCGCCAGTTCCCGAAAGACGTAGACCGCCACCAGACGAGCGAGCTTACGGGATGCCTCCTGCGGTTCCGCCGCATCATCGAGACTTCCGTCCTCCTATGCATGACTATCCAATGGCTGGCCCACATGGGCCTCCAATGCATCACCGTCCACCAATGCACCATCCTCCGCATCCTCACTACATGCCCCGGCCATACATGCCACGTCCGCATCATCCACCTTTTGAGAAAATGGAGAACAAAAAAGATAAATTTCCTAATTATTTGCATCACGTCCAACCTGAAGATGACCCTCTGGCCACTAGGACACTGTTTGCTGGTAACCTGGAAATAAACATATCTGATGAGGAATTACGCCGGATTTTTGGACGCTATGGTATTGTTGAAGATATTGATATTAAAAGACCACCTCCTGGTACTGGAAATGCATTTGCATTTGTGCGTTATCAAACTCTGGACATGGCACATCGCGCTAAGGTTGAATTGTCTGGTCAATACATTGGTAAATTCCAGTGTAAAATTGGATATGGGAAAGCTACACCTACAACTCGTGTGTGGGTAGGTGGTTTAGGGCCGTGGACTTCAGTGGCACAACTCGAGCGAGAGTTTGATAGATTTGGGGCTATAAAGAAAATTGAATATGCTAAAGGTGAACCGCATGCATATATTTTGTATGACTCAATAGATGCAGCTCAGGCTGCAGTAAAGGAAATGAGAGGATTCCCATTAGGGGGACCTGATAGACGTCTGCGTATTGACTTTGCTGATGTTGGTCCAGGAGGTCCATTCAGGCCAAAAACATTTGCGCCTCCTGTGGGGGAAGAGGGTCGATCAACAGAACCATACGAGGGTTATGAAGGTACTTGGGACGAAGGCTATGGGTATGCAGGTGGGTACAGGGGTAGAGGGGGACACAGAGGCCGTGGGCGTGGAATGTACCGTGGTGTGTATCATGGCACTGGCGACTATCGCGACGACGAGTGGAGACGCCCACCGGACACTGAGTATGATGGTCAAATTCGCAGATCTGGTTCCCGCGAACCAGGTGTTGACAGATCCCGTTCCCGATCCCCTCGTCGGCGTTCTCCTGACAGTGATTCTGATGGCTCTCCCCGCAGAGGTGGTGGAATGCTAGTGTCTGCTAGAACATTACCTGAAGTGGTTCGCAAAGCCACTACAATATGGAATGGAgcattgattttgaaaaactccCTATTCCCGACGAAATTCCATCTCACAGATGGTGACTCTGAGATTATTGACAGTTTGATGAAAGATGAGGAAGGTAAAAATCAGTTGAGAATCACTCAGAGACTTCGCTTGGATCAGCCTAAACTCGATGATGTCCAGAAGCGCATAGCAACATCCAGCTCACACGCTATTTTCTTAGGAGTGGCGGGCTCTACTGCCTCCATTACAAACGAGGATAGTAGCATTCAGACAAGACCTATGAGAAACCTAGTGTCATACTTAAAGCAAAAGGAGGCTGCCGGAGTAATATCTCTTCTAAACAAAGAGACTGAGGCAACTGGTGTGTTGTACTCATTCCCTCCGTGTGATTTTTCAACGGAACTGTTGAAGAGGACTTGTCACAACCTCACAGATGAGAGTCTGAAGGAAGACCACTTGGTTATAGTAGTGGTGCGTGGAGGGTCTGCCTAGTTGTAGAATAGTAATATAGACCATCTGTGTTAGTTTAAGATTTTATGAAATaccttttaatattttcagaatGTTAAgaaaacacaatttttattatataactgtGTCGTGTAGTGTTTGTGAGGTGtatgtaaaaattatttgtgAAGGTTCAATATTACTTTATAAATGTGCGAGTGCTCTGAATGCCACAGTTATAGTGTAAAGCAATAATATGTattgcagttttttttaaagttacttttgatttatttaaattagtatttGCTAGGAATCATATGCAAGACAAAATATACATTGTGTACTAAGTTATAGTGTATACATTAATCAGTGTAAGTTAGGTGACGTGTAGTGTGTGTGAACAcaaatagaatattttattccatgttgtagtttttttacaccttgtgagTTAGTGAGTCAGTGCAGTTGCTAGTGAAAGATTGTGATGGAAGATGTGTTTCAAAAAGTTATGAATACATCAAAATATGATTTAGACTGACCGGGGCTCTATAAAGACATTAGTGCTAAATTCCTAAATTTGTTTAGTGACATCTTGTGATACATAGGTAATGCATACCTTGTGTTTGTGGTTGTGATTAGTGAAAAATGGGGAGTATTATTGCTTAGTGTCTAGTGATTTATCTGATGCATACTgagtaagtaaacaaaaaaatggaggtgaattttgttgtaaaatgagcagtttttttataaagaatatttggcatatGATTTACAATATGACCAaaattcccatttccctccaactagtcgggaaagactgctaggagtgggtacgacaatagaccaatgggcaGTTGAATGACTTCAGGGTCGAGCCCTGAGCAGGTGCAAAAATAGAATTGCCAACTGCCCAAGTCAACTTGAAGATGGAAAATTTTGCAGCTTTAAATTTAGCGTTCAAAATACGAATAGTATTTTGGAACACTAAATTTAAAGCtgcattttttcatttttattaatatcttttaagagaTTGATAGGTTATTGAATTTCTACtaacattcattcattttttgttaattttaatgctCAATCTGAGTCTGACCATTACATGTAGGAAAAGGGATCTGTAGTTTTGAATCTTGTTGCTTGATTGGCAGATTATTTTTCTTCTGATCATGTTAGTGACCTCAGTGGTGTCTCTGGGAGTTTTG from Bicyclus anynana chromosome 20, ilBicAnyn1.1, whole genome shotgun sequence includes the following:
- the LOC112052740 gene encoding RNA-binding protein spenito, producing the protein MIGLPRSDRDRDRITVKIRNMKRSSSRDSMPRSKRTRSSIGRYDDSSDERVTPDRVRRRVRSPSPRGRYVSPHRDDYVRSREVREESARPYYKVLCVSALHPKASDDIIKDTLYREYKKFGDFSIKISHELDERVAYVCFRSVEDAKDAKHAKPRIILYDKVAIVDPVYEPVRSEYRSRPRSITPPDYERPYSYAWSPVPERRRPPPDERAYGMPPAVPPHHRDFRPPMHDYPMAGPHGPPMHHRPPMHHPPHPHYMPRPYMPRPHHPPFEKMENKKDKFPNYLHHVQPEDDPLATRTLFAGNLEINISDEELRRIFGRYGIVEDIDIKRPPPGTGNAFAFVRYQTLDMAHRAKVELSGQYIGKFQCKIGYGKATPTTRVWVGGLGPWTSVAQLEREFDRFGAIKKIEYAKGEPHAYILYDSIDAAQAAVKEMRGFPLGGPDRRLRIDFADVGPGGPFRPKTFAPPVGEEGRSTEPYEGYEGTWDEGYGYAGGYRGRGGHRGRGRGMYRGVYHGTGDYRDDEWRRPPDTEYDGQIRRSGSREPGVDRSRSRSPRRRSPDSDSDGSPRRGGGMLVSARTLPEVVRKATTIWNGALILKNSLFPTKFHLTDGDSEIIDSLMKDEEGKNQLRITQRLRLDQPKLDDVQKRIATSSSHAIFLGVAGSTASITNEDSSIQTRPMRNLVSYLKQKEAAGVISLLNKETEATGVLYSFPPCDFSTELLKRTCHNLTDESLKEDHLVIVVVRGGSA